The following coding sequences lie in one Aspergillus puulaauensis MK2 DNA, chromosome 3, nearly complete sequence genomic window:
- a CDS encoding uncharacterized protein (COG:S;~EggNog:ENOG410PTQZ;~InterPro:IPR011021,IPR014752;~PFAM:PF00339;~antiSMASH:Cluster_3.9), whose amino-acid sequence MPLTIQLDDPRPCYFGNEAIRGRVLFESSTVINIQDIRVNFTGVSKAKVQKVKGAGAPAANYRSKCVLFEKEKILLHLNGEALSPGTYEWPFEFIFPSAVQGSSKWTQSRPFRSDAGHPLPPTFAIETGDESRKVKCGIEYLLQARISKPQGGIIPTNAVLFVEELRLKFIPDCALSDGHDSGYSEIYRQQKEQIFNISSMLLLPENRGRTLIMQEKLHSWVFPSQLPRFSFTASFSYPTRVLQGSPLQCLLEITPHIESSSITAPPDIVMKSMSLTVNSQTAARASPSLIGAMSADINDRIDILSKTGLHIPVTGVVDVGELFGPLLFKHTDVSFSTFNISRQYRLGVKIVFDCAGKTSELNFSDLLFDVVAVYKRPEKKDLAFETLQSVEDAPPLYTPGDERRHQYTPDILRAGPAKV is encoded by the coding sequence ATGCCACTCACAATACAACTCGACGATCCCCGTCCGTGCTACTTTGGCAATGAGGCAATCCGCGGGCGTGTTCTATTCGAGTCGTCCACTGTGATCAACATTCAAGATATCAGGGTAAACTTCACCGGAgtctccaaagccaaagtccAAAAGGTCAAAGGAGCCGGagcgccagcagcaaacTACCGCAGCAAATGCGTACTTTtcgaaaaggagaagattcTACTTCATCTGAACGGCGAAGCTCTGAGCCCTGGTACATACGAATGGCCGTTCGAATTCATCTTTCCATCAGCAGTGCAGGGCTCATCGAAGTGGACGCAAAGCCGTCCATTCCGCAGTGATGCGGGTCATCCGCTGCCGCCGACATTTGCGATAGAGACCGGGGATGAATCGAGAAAGGTGAAATGTGGAATTGAATATCTCCTGCAAGCAAGGATTTCGAAACCACAGGGAGGTATCATACCGACCAACGCTGTATTATTTGTAGAGGAACTGCGACTGAAATTCATCCCCGACTGCGCTCTATCTGACGGCCATGATAGCGGATATTCCGAGATATACAGACAGCAGAAAGAGCAGATCTTCAATATCAGCTCCATGCTTTTACTCCCGGAAAATAGAGGTCGCACCTTGATCATGCAAGAAAAACTCCACAGCTGGGTGTTTCCCAGTCAACTACCACGATTCAGCTTCACGGCCTCGTTCTCCTATCCTACGCGCGTGCTCCAGGGTTCGCCTCTGCAGTGTTTGTTAGAGATCACTCCTCATATAGAGAGTTCATCCATCACCGCTCCCCCGGATATTGTGATGAAATCAATGTCCCTCACGGTAAACAGTCAAACAGCCGCGCGAGCTTCACCGTCTTTAATAGGCGCGATGTCGGCAGATATAAACGACCGAATCGACATCTTATCCAAGACTGGCCTACATATTCCGGTGACTGGGGTGGTAGACGTGGGTGAACTATTCGGACCTCTCTTATTCAAACACACCGATGTATCTTTTAGCACGTTCAACATCAGCAGACAATATCGGCTGGGCGTGAAGATTGTATTCGACTGCGCGGGAAAGACGAGCGAGCTAAACTTTTCTGACCTGTTGTTTGATGTTGTGGCCGTTTACAAGAGACCTGAAAAGAAGGACCTCGCGTTTGAAACTCTGCAATCCGTGGAAGATGCTCCGCCGTTGTATACGCCCGGTGATGAGCGGCGGCATCAATATACCCCGGACATCTTGCGGGCAGGGCCTGCGAAAGTTTGA
- a CDS encoding uncharacterized protein (antiSMASH:Cluster_3.9), with product MPFYSIAKSTRNPWEYYVITTPDRKTADLFYRYLQERPIDINQHPKVSKLCRTSTQMWKLRMPSDSNLQHVVAELSNPWHKRFGDLVGSVIIEKHSTIEAKETAGVPVIPHIDTADSPVIVSGGEYLIRNKFDHSQYWGMSNVSERSTQRHVERPHATAFCIELANKYLKIKGEPLLIDSDEVFISARHDGVIYPIYYNQDGKLCTNVTPGSSGAFKFGHFQQGNYMAHDFHSGESVNIFYYPEYSGPAREAWELVL from the coding sequence ATGCCTTTCTACAGTATCGCCAAGTCGACTCGCAATCCATGGGAGTATTATGTGATAACCACGCCGGACCGCAAAACCGCCGACCTTTTCTATCGCTACCTACAGGAAAGGCCAATCGACATTAACCAGCATCCCAAAGTCTCCAAGCTCTGCCGGACTTCTACGCAAATGTGGAAGCTCCGGATGCCCTCCGACAGCAACCTGCAACATGTTGTCGCAGAGCTTAGCAATCCATGGCATAAACGATTCGGAGACCTGGTGGGCAGTGTTATTATAGAGAAGCACTCCACCATAGAAGCAAAAGAAACTGCAGGCGTCCCGGTGATACCACATATCGACACAGCCGACAGTCCTGTCATCGTGAGCGGGGGCGAATACCTGATCCGCAACAAGTTCGACCACAGTCAGTACTGGGGCATGAGCAACGTTTCCGAACGGTCAACCCAGAGACACGTGGAAAGACCCCACGCAACAGCCTTCTGCATTGAGCTCGCTAACAAGTATCTCAAGATTAAAGGGGAACCACTGCTCATCGACTCCGACGAGGTCTTCATCTCGGCGAGACATGACGGAGTGATCTACCCCATCTATTACAACCAGGACGGCAAGCTTTGTACCAATGTGACACCGGGTTCGTCTGGGGCTTTCAAGTTCGGACACTTCCAGCAGGGGAATTATATGGCTCACGACTTCCACAGCGGCGAGAGTGTTAATATCTTTTACTACCCGGAATACTCGGGTCCAGCTCGCGAGGCGTGGGAGCTTGTTTTGTGA
- a CDS encoding uncharacterized protein (COG:S;~EggNog:ENOG410PUSY;~InterPro:IPR011009,IPR002575;~PFAM:PF01636;~antiSMASH:Cluster_3.9): protein MPVGTSFLPAILRPQYTWPAPSTASPSQNTPRVPRITGKTTRRFWGFIHKALAHFSRLYCSCFGIEFDPHIFQLPFGLVLKWTNRTSLGEVAAMQMARAAGIPAPRVLSCGKHPGDFRKISILMTRLPGITLVNSDDPLEVDVEEPWLYELKACVEAMRLWTPPRQDLICSPIGTELRSSRVPDHVMGPCSNHEELYDHLFYSMLDHAFQSKAEFQKTLEIANRLRQRSYTTKFTHGDFKAHNILVGDDGHLAGFLDWESGGWYPEYWEFTTAMRFGKDSWWYQVAAWMGGDQYLQELEADKALNHLTVDSYVAF from the coding sequence ATGCCAGTGGGAACTTCCTTTCTACCGGCCATTCTCCGGCCCCAGTATACCTGGCCAGCCCCATCAACCGCTTCTCCGTCACAAAACACCCCGCGCGTGCCCCGAATAACAGGCAAGACGACCCGACGATTCTGGGGATTCATCCACAAGGCCCTGGCCCACTTTTCCCGACTGTACTGCTCCTGCTTCGGCATTGAGTTCGATCCGCACATTTTCCAGTTACCCTTTGGTCTTGTGCTGAAATGGACAAACCGGACGAGCCTAGGCGAAGTCGCCGCGATGCAAATGGCGCGAGCGGCCGGCATCCCGGCCCCCAGGGTTTTGAGCTGCGGCAAGCACCCCGGTGATTTCAGAAAAATCTCTATCTTGATGACCAGGCTTCCTGGGATCACGCTGGTGAATTCCGATGATCCGTTGGAAGTTGACGTTGAGGAGCCGTGGCTGTATGAGCTGAAAGCGTGCGTCGAGGCTATGCGTCTGTGGACTCCGCCTCGTCAAGACCTTATCTGTTCTCCGATTGGGACTGAGCTGCGTAGTTCCCGCGTTCCTGATCATGTCATGGGTCCTTGTAGTAACCATGAAGAGCTCTATGACCATCTTTTCTACTCGATGTTAGACCATGCGTTTCAATCCAAGGCCGAATTTCAGAAAACACTTGAGATTGCCAACCGCCTGCGACAGCGCTCTTATACTACAAAGTTCACCCACGGCGATTTCAAAGCCCATAACATCCTTGTCGGTGATGACGGGCATCTAGCTGGATTTCTTGACTGGGAGTCAGGAGGCTGGTATCCCGAATACTGGGAGTTTACGACCGCGATGCGCTTTGGAAAGGACAGCTGGTGGTACCAGGTGGCCGCATGGATGGGTGGCGATCAGTATctccaggagctggaagctgaTAAAGCTCTTAATCACTTGACAGTCGACTCGTATGTCGCCTTCTAA
- a CDS encoding putative GABA permease (COG:E;~EggNog:ENOG410PV03;~InterPro:IPR002293;~PFAM:PF00324,PF13520;~TransMembrane:12 (i67-84o96-117i145-177o189-208i215-237o257-275i296-318o347-366i398-418o424-448i469-487o499-519i);~go_component: GO:0016020 - membrane [Evidence IEA];~go_function: GO:0022857 - transmembrane transporter activity [Evidence IEA];~go_process: GO:0055085 - transmembrane transport [Evidence IEA]), whose translation MDRHQLRTTTTDGMQANNKAPSLGEIGIESCPPSDEGDGAARVNPPGTVLDDSDMHRMGKVQELKRNLRPVAALSFASVLQATWESNTEGLENGGLAGMCWSMIWTFVGFGFIIASLSEMASMAPTSGGQYHWVSEFSSPRYQKFLSYITGWMSVLAWQAGAASGSFLTGTIIQGLITIRNPDYAPENWHGTLFVFAMIFIIYVFNVYAADAMPVLNNLLMIFHMLSWCVILIVLWAMAPHRSAKAVFTEWTNQGGWPMGVSVMIGQISAIYGSLSSDATAHMSEEVSNASRNVPLAISWGYFTNGIMAIILLIAYLFSIPSVDDAINDPTGFPFLYVFRNAVSTPGVNGLTAIILIPVIFSNIFFNASTSRQTFAFARDRGLPFARWIAHVHPRRKIPVNAIALSCVISCLLSLINIGSETAFNAIISLNVAALMYTYIISISCVAYRKIWHPETLPPCRWDMGSWGLPVNIIALVYSCFALFWALWPGSRHVTAENFNWSVVIFGGVFLISLGMYVVKGRREYTGPVVIVQGARED comes from the exons ATGGATCGCCATCAACTTCGGACGACAACCACAGACGGCATGCAGGCCAACAACAAAGCACCATCGCTGGGGGAGATTGGTATTGAGTCGTGCCCTCCAAGCGACGAAGGCGATGGCGCTGCCCGTGTTAACCCACCAGGAACGGTCCtcgacgacagcgacatGCACCGCATGGGAAAGGTCCAGGAGCTCAAG CGAAATCTGCGACCCGTGGCGGCTCTGAGTTTTGCGTCCGTCCTGCAGGCGACGTGGGA ATCGAACACGGAAGGGCTGGAGAATGGTGGACTGGCGGGGATGTGCTGGTCCATGATCTGGACATTcgttggctttggctttatCATTGCCTCGCTGTCTGAGATGGCTTCCAT GGCACCGACGTCTGGAGGGCAGTACCACTGGGTGTCCGAGTTCTCGTCTCCGCGATATCAGAAGTTCCTCAGTTACATCACAG GCTGGATGTCCGTACTCGCCTGGCAGGCCGGCGCAGCATCAGGCTCGTTCCTCACAGGCACCATCATCCAGGGCCTCATCACGATCCGCAATCCCGACTACGCCCCCGAGAACTGGCACGGCACTCTGTTCGTCTTCGCCATGatcttcatcatctacgTCTTCAACGTGTACGCCGCCGACGCGATGCCCGTCCTGAACAACCTCCTCATGATCTTCCACATGCTGTCCTGGtgcgtcatcctcatcgtgCTCTGGGCCATGGCTCCCCATCGCAGCGCCAAAGCCGTCTTCACCGAGTGGACAAACCAGGGAGGCTGGCCCATGGGCGTCAGTGTCATGATCGGGCAGATCTCCGCCATCTACGGCTCCCTAA GCTCCGACGCAACAGCACACATGTCCGAAGAAGTCAGCAACGCCAGCCGCAACGTCCCGCTCGCCATCTCGTGGGGCTACTTCACCAACGGCATCATGGCCATAATCCTACTCATCGCAtacctcttctccatcccctccGTCGACGACGCCATAAACGACCCAACCGGCTTCCCCTTCCTCTACGTCTTCCGCAACGCCGTCTCAACCCCCGGCGTCAACGGCCTCACAGCTATAATCCTCATCcccgtcatcttcagcaacatcttcttcaacgcctcaacCTCGCGTCAGACATTCGCTTTCGCGCGAGATAGAGGGCTGCCCTTTGCGCGGTGGATAGCGCACGTGCACCCGCGTCGCAAGATTCCTGTTAACGCCATCGCTCTATCGTGTGTCATCTCGTGTCTGCTGTCCCTTATAAACATTGGCTCGGAAACCGCCTTCAACGCAATCATATCGCTGAACGTTGCAGCGCTAATGTACACCTacatcatctccatctcgtgCGTCGCGTACCGCAAAATCTGGCACCCGGAGACGCTTCCCCCCTGCCGCTGGGATATGGGCTCGTGGGGTCTACCCGTGAATATTATAGCGTTGGTGTACTCGTGCTTTGCGCTGTTCTGGGCGCTGTGGCCTGGGAGTAGGCATGTCACGGCGGAGAACTTTAATTGGAGTGTTGTGATCTTTGGGGGCGTTTTCTTGATTAGTTTAGGGATGTATGtggtgaaggggaggagggagtaTACGGGGCCCGTGGTGATTGTGCAGGGGGCGAGGGAGGATTGA
- a CDS encoding uncharacterized protein (COG:S;~EggNog:ENOG410Q2XS;~TransMembrane:7 (o25-48i60-77o108-128i140-158o178-200i212-233o256-277i)) codes for MSSSSTYPPGIRAPLSTDNENNHSGLIVVITSFYLVLILFSVSARLFTLHRKRLVQLDDFVFAFLVIISLSQLSVVLRQVHHGWGTRAGPATLDGRESMLKTGYAADILFVVALGLSKIATCLFYEALFSQLQRRIIRTVLTAAVIWTLMSIFLVAIRCSSRPWRDITEQCSSLYPRWQAITGLDITTEVLLFAYSGWAIHNVRIPLRKQIMVFLALGCRIVLVPLSVLRLHYTKSQLTSSTPILLGAYTTTSTEIYLSLSIVCLITSSLKFIIAVYEDQDGISYTGGSAKSTKSKEPVSTDSSNTKSRSYSYGSASAGALGVGDRARLVKDSPRDPGSSAGGSGGLQILRSVQWSVQDEAIELDDRRAGAPGRPFYEQLRY; via the exons ATgtcgtcttcctcgacaTACCCCCCGGGAATTAGGGCCCCGCTCTCTACGGACAACGAGAACAACCACAGCGGATTAATTGTGGTGATTACCTCATTCTATCTAGTCCTTATCCTGTTCTCGGTGTCAGCGCGGCTATTCACCCTGCATCGCAAGCGCCTCGTGCAACTAGATGACTTCGTGTTCGCTTTCCTCGTG ATCATATCGTTATCCCAGCTTTCTGTCGTTCTGCGCCAGGTTCACCATGGCTGGGGAACTCGAGCAGGCCCTGCTACTCTTGACGGCAGGGAATCAATGCTCAAAACCGGCTATGCCGCCgatatcctcttcgtcgtcgccctcggCCTGTCCAAGATAGCAACGTGTCTGTTCTACGAagccctcttctcccagctccagcgccgcatcaTCCGGACTGTCCTTACAGCGGCCGTTATCTGGACGCTCATgtccatcttcctcgtcgcgatCCGATGCAGCAGTCGCCCATGGCGCGACATCACCGAGCAATGCAGTAGTCTG TACCCCCGCTGGCAAGCAATCACCGGCCTCGACATCACAACCGAAGTCCTGCTGTTCGCCTACTCCGGCTGGGCCATCCACAACGTCCGCATCCCCCTCCGCAAGCAAATCATGGTCTTCCTCGCTCTGGGCTGTCGCATCGT ACTAGTCCCcctctccgtcctccgcctccactACACAAAATCCCAActcacctcctcaaccccaatccTACTCGGCGCGTACACCACCACATCAACAGAAATCTACCTCTCCCTCAGCATCGTCTGCCTAATCACATCCTCGCTGAaattcatcatcgccgtctACGAAGACCAAGACGGGATCTCGTACACGGGCGGGTCCGCAAAGTCGACCAAATCGAAAGAACCGGTTAGCACGGACTCGTCGAATACCAAGAGTCGCAGCTATAGTTATGGGAGTGCGAGTGCGGGTGCGTTGGGGGTTGGGGATCGGGCGAGGCTTGTTAAGGATTCCCCGCGGGATCCTGGGTCTTCTGCTGGAGGGTCTGGAGGGTTGCAGATATTGAGGTCTGTGCAGTGGAGTGTGCAGGATGAGGCGATTGAGTTGGATGATAGGAGGGCGGGGGCGCCTGGGAGGCCGTTTTATGAGCAGTTACGGTATTAA
- a CDS encoding BTB/POZ domain-containing protein (InterPro:IPR000210,IPR011333;~PFAM:PF00651;~go_function: GO:0005515 - protein binding [Evidence IEA]): MRAHHLFQRIAENPRSVDELLKAATTETDTQETDDDPYVVAIRLMSCLVEAASQGSIEIFRLLWPAIIKAAEYHAKRNPYDRKVHKKAQTLLVWAYQCAIEASFAVALVKGYQDISQHILYHFKNPFYGWRPGKAAPEEWREEFRSSTLTMLLRHAAAYGDMALVQHILNNEDIKPKDLESAICSAAREDCLDTVEMIVAHLMTMEKGDPRSIWGSAELGRHPTIDEQRLEVVGFAFTFWPSKTRIHGQRILLGLFFKLVHVVYVATPDCEDVMAIRRALQEEWALLLSREQCFKFLEMGMPPKIRASMFKNLRAIDHNMPPDSILIKTDGEPVVAHKDILCYWSKYFAGLSRHAWADNGAVDFGYHIHPAVMTSVLNFMYCGEYVDVECDNKQEFLSQLWEAADYLQIDLLKEKVGLLLDQVEEEEEEEL, translated from the coding sequence ATGCGAGCACACCACCTTTTCCAAAGGATAGCTGAGAACCCTCGGTCCGTGGACGAGCTTCTCAAGGCCGCCACTACTGAAACTGATACGCAAGAGACCGATGATGACCCCTACGTTGTCGCCATAAGGCTGATGAGCTGCTTAGTAGAGGCGGCATCACAGGGCTCAATCGAGATATTTCGCCTCCTCTGGCCGGCCATCATCAAAGCTGCAGAGTACCATGCAAAACGCAATCCCTACGACCGCAAGGTCCATAAAAAGGCACAAACATTGCTGGTATGGGCGTACCAGTGTGCAATCGAGGCCTCGTTCGCTGTGGCGCTGGTCAAGGGGTATCAGGATATTTCACAGCACATCCTCTATCATTTCAAGAATCCCTTTTACGGATGGAGGCCTGGCAAGGCTGCGCCCGAGGAATGGAGAGAGGAATTCCGCTCCAGCACCCTAACCATGCTCCTGCGTCATGCAGCTGCATATGGGGACATGGCGCTGGTTCAGCATATCCTAAACAACGAGGACATCAAGCCAAAAGACCTGGAATCGGCGATTTGCTCCGCAGCCCGCGAAGATTGTCTCGATACGGTGGAGATGATTGTTGCGCATCTCATGACCATGGAGAAGGGTGATCCGAGGAGTATCTGGGGGTCAGCGGAGCTGGGGAGACATCCCACAATTGACGAGCAGCGTTTGGAAGTTGTGGGGTTTGCATTCACGTTCTGGCCGAGCAAGACCAGGATACATGGGCAGCGGATTCTGCTGGGGTTGTTCTTCAAGTTGGTCCATGTGGTGTATGTGGCGACGCCGGACTGCGAGGATGTAATGGCGATCCGGCGGGCGCTGCAGGAAGAATGGGCGCTGTTGCTTTCGAGGGAGCAGTGCTTTAAGTTTTTGGAGATGGGTATGCCTCCTAAAATTAGGGCTTCCATGTTCAAGAATCTGAGGGCCATCGACCACAATATGCCCCCGGACTCAATACTTATCAAGACGGATGGAGAGCCGGTTGTTGCCCATAAGGATATTCTTTGCTATTGGTCCAAGTACTTTGCCGGACTATCAAGGCATGCCTGGGCTGACAATGGAGCCGTGGATTTTGGATATCATATCCATCCGGCTGTTATGACGTCCGTTCTTAATTTCATGTACTGTGGGGAGTACGTAGACGTCGAATGCGATAACAAGCAGGAATTCCTCTCTCAACTCTGGGAG